The Rhizobium glycinendophyticum genome window below encodes:
- a CDS encoding methyl-accepting chemotaxis protein, with amino-acid sequence MDRLLEKFKIQTKVVILVLPLLLTIIIVGGVGVYATRILEKRLNVSSDIVQLLSGYKAVYADITAFLRDPTAESYEKAAGTTEEQIADIDVRINILPEGQDVSQLVAARDATREIIEYVHSIWLHREEREQVLSRISDRMNDLNSFQTDLGKYAFKIVAKATQEANQRQSRLFDTMKFQELVNMTEILAANSVEAVGTGKMADLQIKLRAFAVELAKNERLLKSFGVREHIAALEVVQKFTDLKIESDIVTASAIYDSVHRHVSEFASVMRDRNSEALTRIAPDLATMGSRSSETDNVTKKLRSIVANSSEVRISVARILSDPSEDNVKSVERALFVYQAEVNLLKDLAPIDAYFADVPNKFSLVTAGLLADAVALNENVAASEEKYLAATTMINSIWEQMNTFASSQRQMASSERAVANSISLSSIALGFLIAVASGAALVVTLKRPIGSITKTMRLLAGGALDVSIDGSLRSDEIGEMARALAVFKDNAAQKRAIETQTQELQQRAELERENNERQREAAAKNVEDAVRLLACGLKNLADRNLQNLIEEPFSGQLDTLRQDFNATVGGLNSTMLDVRAASMEINVNGRLLADATEELSRRNEQQAESIEKTASTISGISHSVVEASRRSASAADTVQRVKVEADASLSVVENAVGAMSRIKEASDRITSIVSVIDGIAFQTNLLALNAGVEAARAGEAGKGFAVVAQEVRELAQRAAMAAKEIAALIHHSTVEVAVGVDFVEQTGAAISNIAIKIGDISCDVEEIARSNQSQADSLRELSTAVGTMERVTLLNAAMAEEAGAATRRLAEQVDDLVVLVGSFALREAAASLTDGTSINSAA; translated from the coding sequence ATGGACAGACTATTAGAGAAGTTCAAAATTCAAACAAAAGTTGTCATTCTTGTGCTTCCTTTGTTGTTGACCATTATTATCGTTGGCGGGGTAGGGGTCTATGCAACACGAATTTTGGAGAAACGGCTTAACGTCTCCAGTGATATCGTTCAGTTGCTCTCGGGCTACAAAGCAGTTTACGCAGATATTACGGCGTTTCTGCGCGACCCAACTGCCGAGAGCTACGAGAAAGCAGCTGGGACGACTGAGGAGCAGATTGCAGACATTGATGTCCGCATCAACATACTTCCTGAAGGTCAGGATGTATCGCAGCTGGTTGCAGCACGCGATGCGACACGGGAAATCATCGAATACGTTCACAGCATATGGTTGCATCGAGAGGAACGGGAACAGGTCCTCAGTCGGATTAGCGACCGTATGAACGATCTGAATTCGTTTCAGACGGACCTCGGTAAGTACGCGTTCAAAATTGTTGCCAAGGCAACGCAGGAAGCAAACCAGCGTCAGTCGCGTCTCTTTGACACAATGAAATTTCAGGAATTAGTCAATATGACCGAAATCCTGGCAGCCAATTCTGTCGAAGCAGTCGGCACCGGCAAAATGGCGGATCTTCAAATCAAATTGCGCGCTTTCGCAGTTGAATTAGCCAAGAATGAACGTTTACTAAAGTCATTTGGCGTCCGAGAACACATCGCAGCTCTGGAGGTCGTCCAGAAGTTCACAGATCTAAAAATAGAATCTGACATTGTGACGGCGTCGGCGATCTACGACAGTGTGCATCGGCATGTGTCAGAGTTCGCGAGCGTAATGCGTGATCGAAATTCTGAGGCGCTTACTCGTATCGCCCCGGACCTAGCAACTATGGGTTCCCGATCTTCGGAAACAGATAACGTTACAAAGAAGCTCCGTTCCATCGTTGCTAACAGCAGCGAAGTAAGGATATCGGTTGCCCGTATCTTATCGGACCCTTCCGAAGATAACGTAAAATCGGTGGAAAGAGCGCTGTTTGTTTATCAGGCTGAGGTTAACCTCTTGAAGGATTTGGCTCCGATTGACGCATACTTTGCCGATGTGCCAAACAAGTTTTCCCTCGTGACGGCAGGCCTATTGGCGGACGCCGTTGCACTGAACGAGAACGTGGCCGCTTCTGAGGAAAAGTACCTGGCTGCCACAACGATGATCAATTCGATCTGGGAACAAATGAATACCTTCGCCAGTAGCCAGAGGCAGATGGCGTCGTCAGAGCGTGCGGTAGCGAATTCTATTTCATTGTCTTCAATCGCACTCGGGTTTCTGATTGCGGTAGCCTCTGGTGCTGCGCTGGTTGTAACGCTGAAGCGCCCCATTGGTTCGATCACCAAGACTATGCGCCTGCTTGCGGGGGGGGCGTTAGATGTCTCGATTGACGGTTCTCTGCGTAGCGATGAGATTGGAGAAATGGCACGGGCGCTGGCGGTTTTTAAGGACAACGCGGCCCAAAAACGAGCAATCGAAACTCAGACCCAAGAATTGCAGCAAAGAGCCGAACTGGAACGCGAAAACAATGAACGGCAGCGCGAGGCTGCTGCCAAAAATGTGGAAGATGCAGTTAGGCTGCTTGCCTGCGGGTTGAAGAACCTCGCTGATCGAAACCTTCAGAATCTTATTGAGGAGCCCTTTTCAGGTCAACTTGATACTCTGAGGCAGGACTTTAACGCGACCGTCGGGGGCCTAAATTCGACAATGCTAGACGTGCGGGCAGCCTCTATGGAGATCAACGTCAACGGTCGCCTTCTTGCGGACGCAACGGAGGAACTGTCCCGAAGAAACGAGCAGCAGGCAGAATCGATCGAAAAGACAGCGTCAACCATCTCCGGCATCAGTCATTCGGTTGTCGAAGCTTCAAGGCGGTCTGCGAGCGCTGCGGATACGGTTCAGCGTGTCAAGGTAGAGGCTGATGCTTCCTTGAGTGTGGTGGAGAATGCCGTTGGCGCAATGTCTCGGATTAAGGAGGCCTCAGATAGGATTACCAGTATCGTGTCTGTGATCGATGGGATCGCGTTCCAGACCAATCTCTTGGCATTGAATGCTGGGGTAGAGGCTGCCCGCGCAGGAGAGGCCGGAAAGGGTTTTGCGGTCGTTGCACAAGAGGTAAGAGAACTGGCTCAACGCGCAGCGATGGCGGCTAAGGAGATAGCGGCGCTGATCCATCATTCCACGGTCGAAGTCGCCGTTGGAGTGGACTTCGTGGAGCAGACTGGAGCAGCCATTTCGAACATTGCGATCAAAATCGGCGATATTTCTTGCGATGTCGAAGAAATTGCTCGATCGAACCAGAGCCAAGCGGATAGTTTACGCGAGCTAAGTACTGCGGTTGGAACCATGGAACGGGTTACCTTGCTCAACGCGGCAATGGCCGAAGAAGCCGGTGCAGCGACCAGACGGCTCGCCGAACAGGTTGACGATTTGGTTGTGCTTGTTGGTTCCTTCGCGTTGCGAGAAGCCGCCGCATCGTTGACGGATGGTACTTCCATAAATAGCGCTGCATGA
- a CDS encoding PAS domain-containing sensor histidine kinase, translating into MVNTQRKTGRVLPNVSAYVVAVFGTVAIVGMPLFLMGGAASHAISLLVPIPVIATALIGGAPPALLAAILGLALWLLNVHPSVSETVVAQAVALAVLAALIVWMANLRDQDRETLAELKEALDDREARMTSILDTVLDATIISDENGNIISFNSAAVRQFGYSETEAVGQNLRLLMPQPYKVEHDGYMRRYMETGEKRIIGVDRVVVGQRKDGSTFPMKLAVGEIKRGGKRFFTGFVRDLTEREESAARLQEIQTELARLGRLNEMGEMASTLAHELNQPLSAIANYVHGCARLLENAAGDRDIQIRDALVEAGEQSIRAGQIIRHLREFVTKGETEKRSESLRQLIEEAGALALVGSREKGVRTVFDFTSDNDQVFVDRIQIQQVLTNLMRNAIEAMKQTANKEIRISVRPDNPELLTVRVEDSGPGISAEVAQDLFKPFTTTKAGGMGIGLSISRRIVEAHGGEMTVSESELGGACFSFTLLQHDEGQNAA; encoded by the coding sequence ATGGTCAACACGCAACGAAAAACAGGCCGAGTACTTCCCAATGTCTCGGCTTATGTAGTTGCGGTTTTCGGGACGGTCGCGATTGTCGGCATGCCGCTTTTCCTGATGGGAGGTGCCGCTTCGCACGCGATTTCCCTGCTCGTGCCGATCCCGGTCATCGCCACCGCCCTTATCGGTGGCGCGCCTCCGGCTCTGCTCGCGGCAATCCTTGGCCTCGCCCTCTGGCTTCTCAACGTGCATCCATCCGTCTCGGAAACCGTCGTTGCCCAAGCAGTCGCGCTTGCCGTCCTCGCGGCATTGATTGTCTGGATGGCCAACCTAAGAGACCAGGATCGTGAGACCCTAGCGGAGCTCAAGGAAGCGCTGGATGATCGCGAGGCCCGAATGACATCAATCCTCGACACTGTTCTTGATGCCACCATCATCAGCGACGAAAACGGAAACATCATTTCGTTCAACTCCGCAGCCGTCCGCCAGTTCGGCTATTCGGAAACCGAAGCCGTTGGGCAGAATCTGAGACTGCTGATGCCTCAGCCTTACAAGGTCGAGCACGATGGCTACATGCGCCGCTATATGGAAACCGGCGAGAAGAGGATCATCGGCGTTGACCGTGTCGTGGTGGGTCAGCGCAAGGACGGTTCCACGTTTCCGATGAAGCTCGCGGTCGGCGAGATCAAACGCGGCGGAAAGCGGTTCTTCACTGGGTTCGTCCGCGACCTCACAGAGCGAGAGGAGTCCGCCGCTCGCCTGCAGGAAATCCAGACCGAGCTCGCAAGGCTCGGCCGATTGAATGAAATGGGAGAAATGGCCTCGACCCTGGCGCACGAGTTGAACCAGCCACTGTCGGCCATCGCCAACTATGTCCATGGCTGCGCGCGTCTGCTTGAGAACGCGGCTGGCGATCGTGACATCCAAATCCGAGACGCATTGGTGGAAGCGGGCGAACAGAGCATTCGTGCCGGGCAGATCATCCGACACCTGCGCGAGTTCGTCACTAAGGGCGAGACGGAGAAGCGGTCGGAAAGCCTGCGTCAACTCATCGAAGAGGCCGGAGCACTCGCTCTCGTCGGCTCTCGGGAAAAGGGGGTCCGCACCGTGTTCGACTTTACCTCGGACAACGACCAGGTTTTCGTCGACCGAATCCAGATTCAGCAGGTGCTGACCAACCTCATGCGCAACGCGATCGAGGCGATGAAGCAGACGGCAAACAAGGAAATCCGCATCAGCGTCCGCCCGGATAATCCCGAATTGCTGACGGTGAGAGTTGAGGATTCTGGTCCCGGTATATCTGCTGAAGTCGCTCAGGATCTCTTCAAGCCGTTTACGACCACCAAGGCGGGAGGGATGGGGATCGGGTTGTCGATCTCCCGACGGATCGTCGAAGCCCATGGCGGAGAGATGACCGTTTCTGAAAGTGAACTTGGCGGCGCCTGTTTCAGTTTCACCCTTTTGCAGCACGACGAGGGCCAAAATGCAGCCTGA
- the fba gene encoding class II fructose-bisphosphate aldolase (catalyzes the reversible aldol condensation of dihydroxyacetonephosphate and glyceraldehyde 3-phosphate in the Calvin cycle, glycolysis, and/or gluconeogenesis), whose amino-acid sequence MAKITMRQLLDDAADRSYGVPAFNINNMEQALAIMDAANACDAPVIIQASKGARAYANDIMLRHMMDAVVEIYPHIPVCVHLDHGSDPGSCMTAIQAGFTSVMMDGSLMSDSRTPADWNYNVSVTRSVTQMAHLGGISVEGELGVLGSLETGTGEAEDGHGAEGQLSHEQLLTDPDEAVAFVKETKVDALAVAMGTSHGAYKFTKRPDGSVLAMRVIEEIHRKLPNTHLVMHGSSSVPAELQEIINLYGGDIRPTWGVPIEEIQHGIKHGVRKVNIDTDGRLAITGQIRKFLHDNPGEFDPRSYLKPAMHALTKLCTERFEQFGTAGKASRIKPLSLSAMAKRYACNELDPTFN is encoded by the coding sequence ATGGCCAAGATCACGATGAGGCAACTGCTGGATGACGCTGCGGACCGCAGTTATGGCGTTCCAGCATTCAACATTAACAATATGGAACAAGCATTGGCCATCATGGACGCCGCCAACGCTTGTGACGCACCAGTTATAATCCAGGCCTCAAAGGGAGCGCGAGCTTACGCCAACGACATCATGCTTAGGCATATGATGGATGCCGTGGTCGAGATCTATCCACATATTCCAGTGTGTGTTCACCTCGATCATGGTTCGGATCCAGGAAGCTGTATGACGGCGATACAGGCGGGTTTCACGTCAGTAATGATGGATGGATCGCTTATGAGTGATTCGAGGACGCCAGCTGATTGGAACTACAACGTCAGCGTGACCAGGAGTGTAACTCAAATGGCGCATCTTGGCGGTATATCCGTCGAGGGCGAGCTTGGCGTTCTTGGATCGCTGGAAACCGGGACTGGCGAAGCCGAAGATGGGCATGGTGCCGAAGGCCAACTGTCTCACGAGCAGTTGCTCACCGATCCTGACGAAGCGGTGGCATTTGTCAAAGAAACTAAAGTCGATGCGCTGGCGGTCGCCATGGGTACTTCGCATGGAGCATATAAGTTTACCAAGCGTCCTGACGGGTCAGTTCTGGCGATGAGAGTGATCGAAGAAATCCATAGAAAGCTCCCGAACACTCATTTGGTCATGCATGGGTCGTCGTCTGTGCCGGCGGAATTGCAGGAGATCATAAACCTCTATGGCGGTGACATCCGGCCCACCTGGGGTGTCCCGATCGAAGAGATCCAACACGGGATTAAACATGGGGTTCGGAAAGTAAATATTGATACTGACGGTAGGCTTGCCATCACAGGACAAATACGAAAATTCCTGCATGACAATCCTGGTGAATTCGATCCCCGCTCGTACCTTAAACCCGCAATGCATGCACTGACCAAGCTATGTACCGAGCGGTTTGAGCAATTTGGTACTGCTGGAAAAGCCTCGCGAATTAAGCCGCTGTCCCTTTCCGCGATGGCTAAGCGCTACGCTTGCAACGAACTTGATCCGACCTTCAACTAG
- the lpdA gene encoding dihydrolipoyl dehydrogenase, producing the protein MPLSYDVIIIGSGPGGYVTAIRAAQLGLKTAIVEREHLGGICLNWGCIPTKALLRSAEILDHANHAKSYGLTLNGTMTADVKDVVARSRGVSARLNGGVAFLMKKNKIDVIWGEAKLTKPGEVVVGKMSKPVVEPQNPVPKGVLGEGTYTAKHIIVATGARPRALPGIEPDGKLIWTYFEAMKPDFMPKSLVVMGSGAIGIEFASFYRSMGVDVTVVELMPNIMPVEDVEISTFARKQLEKRGLKIITEAKVSKVEKGANSITAHVETKDGKVQTITADRLISAVGVQGNIENLGLETLGVKTDRGCIVIDGYGKTNVPGLYAIGDVAGPPMLAHKAEHEGVICIEKIAGVPGVHPMDKAKIPGCTYCNPQVASVGLTEAKAKAEGRDIRVGRYSFAANGKAIALGEDQGMIKTIFDKKTGELLGAHMVGAEVTELIQGFVVAMNLETTEEELMHTIFPHPTLSEMMKESVLDAYGRVLNA; encoded by the coding sequence ATTCCGTTGTCTTACGACGTCATCATTATCGGCTCCGGCCCCGGCGGTTACGTCACCGCCATCCGTGCGGCCCAGCTCGGCCTGAAGACTGCGATCGTCGAGCGCGAGCATCTGGGCGGCATCTGCCTCAACTGGGGCTGCATCCCGACCAAGGCCCTGCTGCGCTCGGCCGAGATCCTCGATCACGCCAATCATGCAAAATCCTACGGTCTGACGCTGAACGGCACGATGACCGCCGACGTCAAGGACGTGGTCGCCCGGTCGCGCGGCGTCTCGGCCCGCCTCAACGGAGGCGTCGCCTTCCTGATGAAGAAGAACAAGATCGACGTCATCTGGGGCGAAGCCAAGCTGACCAAGCCCGGTGAAGTCGTCGTCGGCAAGATGTCGAAGCCCGTCGTCGAGCCGCAGAACCCGGTTCCGAAGGGCGTGCTGGGCGAGGGCACCTACACCGCCAAGCACATTATCGTGGCTACCGGCGCGCGTCCGCGCGCACTTCCGGGCATCGAGCCAGATGGCAAGCTGATCTGGACCTATTTCGAGGCGATGAAGCCGGACTTCATGCCGAAGTCGCTGGTCGTCATGGGCTCGGGCGCGATCGGCATCGAATTCGCCTCCTTCTACCGCTCTATGGGCGTGGATGTGACCGTCGTCGAACTGATGCCGAACATCATGCCGGTCGAAGATGTCGAGATCTCCACCTTCGCCCGCAAGCAGCTGGAAAAGCGCGGCCTGAAGATCATCACTGAGGCCAAGGTCTCGAAGGTCGAGAAGGGTGCCAACTCCATCACCGCCCATGTCGAAACGAAGGATGGCAAGGTCCAGACGATCACCGCTGATCGCCTGATCTCCGCCGTCGGCGTCCAGGGCAATATCGAGAACCTCGGCCTCGAAACCCTTGGCGTGAAGACCGATCGCGGCTGCATCGTCATCGACGGCTATGGCAAGACCAATGTGCCGGGCCTCTATGCGATCGGCGACGTCGCCGGCCCGCCTATGCTCGCTCACAAGGCCGAGCATGAAGGCGTCATCTGCATCGAGAAGATCGCCGGCGTTCCGGGTGTCCACCCGATGGACAAGGCGAAGATCCCGGGCTGCACCTATTGCAACCCGCAGGTCGCCTCTGTCGGTCTGACGGAAGCCAAGGCAAAGGCCGAGGGCCGTGATATCCGCGTCGGCCGCTATTCCTTTGCGGCCAACGGCAAGGCCATCGCGCTCGGCGAAGACCAGGGCATGATCAAGACCATCTTCGACAAGAAGACCGGTGAACTCCTCGGCGCCCACATGGTCGGTGCGGAAGTGACCGAACTCATCCAGGGTTTCGTTGTCGCCATGAACCTAGAGACGACGGAAGAAGAGCTGATGCACACGATCTTCCCGCATCCGACGCTGTCGGAAATGATGAAGGAAAGCGTGCTCGACGCTTACGGCCGGGTGCTCAACGCCTAA
- a CDS encoding helix-turn-helix domain-containing protein: MQTAASITMNSRISAPPRARNQAHIRPVTVHAPDCVIYAQGERARSLYQIEYGAVRIYRLLTDGRRQIVAFHLVGETFGFEISETHSFYAEAMVNSGLTSIERPAGGQLNDRLVGVALKAMVRAQEHLLVVGRQSSLEKIAVFLMDLADRQGSTDVIDLPMSRVDIGDYLGLTIETVSRTISKLRDMGILKLHNARSIEILKQERLRLMSN, translated from the coding sequence ATGCAGACCGCCGCTTCGATCACAATGAATTCGCGAATCTCCGCCCCGCCGCGTGCGCGGAACCAAGCGCATATCAGACCCGTAACCGTTCATGCGCCAGATTGCGTGATCTACGCCCAGGGCGAACGCGCACGTTCTCTTTACCAGATCGAATACGGGGCGGTCCGGATCTACCGTCTTCTGACAGACGGCCGCCGTCAGATCGTCGCCTTTCATCTCGTTGGTGAAACCTTCGGCTTCGAGATCAGCGAGACCCACAGCTTCTACGCCGAGGCTATGGTGAATTCCGGCCTTACCTCGATTGAACGCCCAGCTGGCGGCCAGCTTAACGATCGGCTGGTGGGCGTCGCGTTGAAAGCGATGGTCCGGGCCCAGGAACACCTGCTGGTCGTCGGCCGCCAGAGTTCGCTTGAGAAGATCGCCGTTTTTCTTATGGATCTGGCCGATCGCCAGGGCAGCACCGATGTGATCGACCTGCCTATGAGCCGTGTAGACATCGGCGACTACCTTGGTCTGACTATCGAAACGGTGTCACGCACGATTTCAAAGCTGCGCGACATGGGGATCCTCAAGCTTCACAACGCTCGCAGCATCGAGATTTTGAAGCAGGAAAGGCTTCGCCTGATGAGCAATTAG
- a CDS encoding HAD-IA family hydrolase: MFLKKRSFSAFLFDMDGTLLTSISAAERVWGRWAASKGIDPDEFLPTIHGRRARDTIAGLNLPNLDVDVEAARVTAAEIEDVEGVVAIAGAAEFLASLPEDRWAIVTSATRELAFRRLDAAGLKKPRHMVTGEDVVVGKPDPQCFLLGAQRLGLSAVQCLVFEDVPAGVAAGKAAGAEVLAITSANREPTVFDVPTICDYNSITLSVHANDDMSIRLREAVN; the protein is encoded by the coding sequence ATGTTCCTTAAGAAAAGAAGTTTCTCCGCGTTCCTTTTTGACATGGACGGAACGCTACTGACGTCTATCTCTGCGGCCGAGCGTGTCTGGGGAAGATGGGCCGCTTCAAAGGGCATCGACCCGGACGAATTTTTGCCGACTATTCATGGTAGACGTGCACGGGACACAATAGCCGGACTGAACTTGCCGAATCTGGACGTCGATGTCGAAGCTGCGAGGGTCACAGCTGCTGAAATAGAGGACGTAGAAGGGGTGGTTGCCATAGCGGGCGCAGCAGAGTTCCTCGCATCCCTGCCTGAAGACAGGTGGGCAATCGTGACCTCTGCAACTAGAGAGCTAGCCTTCAGGCGCTTGGACGCCGCAGGTCTGAAGAAACCGCGACACATGGTCACCGGCGAAGATGTTGTGGTAGGAAAACCAGATCCGCAGTGCTTTTTGCTCGGCGCCCAACGGTTGGGGTTGTCAGCAGTTCAATGCCTCGTTTTCGAAGACGTCCCGGCTGGAGTAGCGGCAGGGAAGGCTGCTGGAGCAGAAGTTCTAGCGATCACGTCTGCAAACCGCGAGCCAACGGTATTCGATGTGCCCACTATTTGTGACTACAACTCCATCACACTCAGCGTCCATGCAAATGACGATATGTCGATCCGCCTTCGTGAGGCAGTGAACTAG
- the fixJ gene encoding response regulator FixJ: MQPDDFTVHIVDDEEGLRKSLGFMLTANGFGVRLHPTATAFSEIAPSLRSAVLVTDMRMPDMSGLDLVRKISNISPPIPSIIVTGHGDIPIAVEAMKAGAVDFIEKPFEEAVIIEAVRRAAEKLADSSAGTVSVDDIRSRIGSLSERERQILAAVVAGQPNKAIAFNLDISPRTVEVHRANVMMKMKARSLPELVRMSLIVSI, translated from the coding sequence ATGCAGCCTGACGACTTTACCGTCCACATCGTTGACGATGAAGAGGGACTTCGCAAATCGCTGGGGTTCATGCTGACGGCAAACGGTTTTGGCGTGAGGCTTCATCCGACCGCAACCGCATTCTCTGAAATCGCGCCGAGCCTTCGCAGCGCAGTCCTGGTAACGGATATGCGCATGCCTGACATGAGCGGTCTGGACCTGGTGCGGAAAATCTCGAACATTTCGCCACCGATACCCTCGATCATCGTCACGGGGCATGGCGACATTCCCATAGCCGTCGAAGCGATGAAGGCGGGTGCAGTGGACTTCATCGAGAAGCCGTTTGAAGAGGCCGTAATTATCGAAGCGGTGCGACGGGCCGCTGAGAAACTCGCGGATTCGTCTGCGGGCACGGTGAGTGTGGACGATATCCGCTCCCGCATTGGCAGCCTCAGCGAACGGGAACGGCAGATCCTGGCGGCCGTCGTGGCTGGCCAGCCGAACAAGGCCATCGCGTTCAATCTTGACATCAGCCCGCGCACAGTCGAGGTCCATCGCGCCAATGTTATGATGAAGATGAAGGCACGCAGCCTGCCGGAACTCGTGCGCATGTCGCTCATTGTCAGCATATAG
- a CDS encoding pyruvate dehydrogenase complex dihydrolipoamide acetyltransferase, with protein MATEIILPKVDMDMATGKISKWFFSDGDRVKKGDVLFEIETDKAAMEIDSPATGILRNVVGQEGLDIPVGSAVAWVYEEGEAYFQGTGNAPDTNDAAQNTVELIERASVPPVEAGVHRSIQTKVPATPLAKRLARERGIDLAMVAGSGPRGRVVSADLASVSLEERQPPASETTVARPDVAGGVSKHFADGSFDLQPHTSMRKTIARRLAESKATVPHFYLSADCKLDALLKLRTELNASSPVVDGVPSFKLSVNDMVIKAYALALRSTPDANVSWTEDNLVLHRSVDVGVAVSVPNGLITPIVRNADAKTLSTISGEMRDLATRARAGKLKTTEYQGGTGAISNLGMYGVDRFAAIINPPHSTILAVGAGDRRPVVNADGDLAVASVMTVTLSTDHRAVDGALGAELLAKFRTYIENPLSMLA; from the coding sequence ATGGCGACGGAAATCATTCTGCCCAAGGTTGACATGGACATGGCAACCGGAAAAATCTCAAAGTGGTTCTTCTCGGACGGAGACCGTGTCAAGAAGGGTGACGTACTCTTTGAGATCGAAACTGACAAGGCCGCCATGGAGATCGACTCTCCCGCAACTGGCATACTCCGAAATGTGGTCGGACAGGAGGGGCTTGATATTCCAGTAGGATCGGCCGTTGCGTGGGTCTATGAGGAAGGCGAGGCATATTTTCAGGGCACGGGAAACGCGCCAGATACGAATGACGCAGCGCAAAACACTGTCGAATTGATCGAGCGGGCTTCGGTACCTCCCGTCGAAGCCGGAGTTCATAGAAGCATCCAAACCAAAGTGCCAGCGACCCCTTTGGCCAAGCGACTAGCGCGTGAGAGGGGCATCGATCTGGCTATGGTGGCGGGGTCTGGACCGCGCGGCAGGGTGGTAAGTGCTGATTTGGCCAGTGTATCGCTGGAGGAGCGCCAACCGCCCGCAAGTGAAACCACTGTTGCTCGACCAGATGTCGCAGGCGGAGTGTCGAAGCATTTTGCAGACGGCTCTTTCGATCTTCAACCTCATACCTCAATGAGGAAGACTATCGCCAGAAGGCTTGCTGAGTCGAAGGCGACCGTTCCGCACTTCTATCTATCCGCTGATTGCAAGCTAGACGCGTTGCTTAAGCTCCGTACCGAGCTGAACGCTTCATCCCCGGTTGTTGATGGAGTACCGTCGTTCAAGCTGTCCGTGAATGATATGGTGATTAAAGCCTATGCTCTGGCTTTGCGCTCGACGCCGGATGCCAATGTCTCGTGGACGGAAGACAATCTCGTACTTCACCGCAGTGTTGATGTCGGTGTCGCCGTGTCGGTCCCCAATGGCTTGATAACCCCCATAGTGCGAAATGCAGACGCGAAGACACTGTCTACCATCTCTGGCGAGATGAGGGATCTCGCAACTCGTGCTCGTGCCGGGAAGCTAAAGACTACCGAATATCAAGGTGGTACCGGTGCGATTTCAAACTTGGGCATGTATGGTGTTGATCGCTTCGCGGCTATCATCAATCCTCCCCATTCGACTATCCTTGCGGTCGGCGCGGGTGATCGTCGTCCTGTCGTTAACGCTGATGGCGATCTTGCGGTTGCGTCTGTTATGACGGTCACTTTGTCAACGGACCATCGAGCCGTGGATGGTGCCCTCGGCGCAGAGTTACTCGCTAAGTTCCGGACATACATCGAAAACCCTTTGAGTATGCTCGCTTAA